Proteins from a single region of Polyangiaceae bacterium:
- a CDS encoding sulfite exporter TauE/SafE family protein: MTDLVWLGLAAALAGAINSVAGGGSLISFPALIAVGVPPVAASATNTAALAPGSLAAAFGYRAELGDNARLTLRLAAAAAVGAALGAALLLWASQRVFTWLVPWLVLIATLTLLLQERLTPASVTPGAPPSRRRSLGVAALLLLAAVYGGYFGAGIGMVTLALLGQLRRMDIHRMNAAKTVIVGAINTVAALYLLLQGAVQLRTAAVMALGAVAGGYGGARLARGVNPKHVRVVVILLGAGITLALAARYWL; this comes from the coding sequence GTGACGGACCTCGTCTGGCTCGGCCTCGCAGCGGCGCTCGCGGGTGCCATCAACTCGGTGGCGGGTGGCGGCTCGTTGATCTCCTTTCCCGCGTTGATTGCCGTCGGGGTTCCTCCCGTCGCCGCCAGTGCCACGAACACCGCTGCGCTCGCGCCGGGATCCCTGGCGGCGGCCTTCGGCTATCGCGCCGAGCTCGGTGACAACGCGCGGCTGACGTTGCGCCTTGCGGCCGCGGCGGCGGTCGGCGCCGCCTTGGGCGCTGCGCTCTTGCTCTGGGCCTCGCAGCGCGTGTTCACCTGGCTAGTGCCCTGGTTGGTGCTCATCGCGACGCTCACCTTGCTCTTGCAGGAGCGACTCACTCCAGCATCGGTCACGCCTGGCGCGCCTCCGTCGCGCCGCCGCTCTTTGGGGGTCGCCGCCCTGTTGCTGCTGGCTGCCGTCTATGGCGGCTACTTCGGCGCCGGAATCGGCATGGTCACTCTGGCGCTCCTGGGTCAGCTGCGGCGCATGGATATCCACCGCATGAACGCCGCGAAGACCGTGATCGTGGGAGCGATCAATACCGTCGCCGCGCTCTATCTGTTGCTGCAGGGCGCAGTGCAGCTACGGACCGCCGCCGTCATGGCCCTCGGTGCGGTTGCCGGCGGGTACGGCGGCGCGCGGCTGGCGCGCGGCGTCAACCCGAAGCACGTGCGTGTCGTGGTGATCCTGCTCGGCGCCGGAATCACGCTCGCGCTGGCAGCGCGCTACTGGCTGTGA
- a CDS encoding sigma-70 family RNA polymerase sigma factor: MQAVALQSDPAWDSEVRRHNRRVVTVLLSRGVRLADAKDVAQEAWARLFQKWQSGQLERIELPGLVIRQALFLAADSRRAQERSADLLTLRSRAAGSPPADAPRVESPEAKLLAAEALSRARQAFATCSPRAREVFVRVYLDNLSHAQLAESLGISLQRLRQTLCEVRAKLRAAMEETDE, from the coding sequence ATGCAAGCTGTGGCGCTTCAATCCGATCCGGCCTGGGATAGCGAAGTTCGTCGGCACAACAGAAGAGTGGTCACGGTGCTGCTGTCTCGCGGCGTGCGCCTCGCGGACGCCAAGGACGTGGCGCAAGAAGCGTGGGCGCGGCTGTTCCAGAAGTGGCAGAGCGGGCAGCTGGAGCGCATCGAGTTGCCCGGCCTGGTGATTCGCCAGGCGCTTTTCCTGGCCGCCGACAGTCGCCGCGCCCAGGAACGTAGCGCCGATCTGCTGACGCTCCGTTCGCGCGCCGCAGGTTCTCCGCCGGCGGATGCGCCGCGTGTCGAGAGCCCCGAAGCGAAACTCTTGGCAGCCGAAGCTCTCTCTCGCGCGCGTCAAGCCTTTGCGACGTGCTCGCCTCGTGCGCGCGAGGTGTTCGTGCGCGTCTACTTGGACAACCTGTCTCATGCCCAGCTGGCCGAGAGTCTCGGGATCAGCCTGCAACGCCTTCGTCAGACCCTATGTGAAGTTCGCGCCAAGCTGCGCGCGGCAATGGAGGAAACCGATGAGTGA